The Naumovozyma castellii chromosome 4, complete genome genome contains a region encoding:
- the POM34 gene encoding Pom34p (ancestral locus Anc_5.203) — MFPSTPFKGTLLSPSRRTDSPGTRQLSEKEFTSLRSQVLRELPRYYEKNQNLPSTGSRDFLSPASNEFDRRAEIQPNEETADSNPHQSLQDGFKKFLIGDPKSLLHNGGTNGKNSQECGELKELSTEENEILTPSNNFGNFESPVLVNLLQRSVSKEQETQTIIANLVFFFVWNLIVKFVGLYFKHTTNGRMVLLKINKKLWSLGWLTKLFNNSYFRSMFLWITWDHVEHLVHIIVALNVIISIWKLFTKVKTNDLNLTPKQKTLLGIDDEMSKMNLPTRLVGISSDNKRRIEKPHVILGSSNVSNELVKGSNSDRSQKVSQPMPYLFKSLKTPSQIKNQRKEYDQKSNVKNGSNLFGSVQPTESGYSGLQGIHPMNITRATNLNTTETSKSIGYVPSNRYKYKMESPSPMKRRN; from the coding sequence ATGTTTCCTTCAACACCATTCAAAGGAACTCTTTTAAGCCCATCGAGGAGGACGGACTCCCCCGGTACTCGTCAGCTATCAGAAAAGGAATTCACATCTTTGAGAAGCCAAGTATTGAGAGAACTTCCGAGATATtatgaaaaaaatcaaaatctgCCATCAACTGGCTCTAGGGATTTTTTAAGTCCAGCatcaaatgaatttgaCAGGCGTGCCGAAATACAGCCTAATGAAGAAACGGCTGATTCAAACCCCCATCAATCATTACAAGACGGGTTCAAAAAATTTCTAATTGGAGACCCAAAGAGCCTGCTACATAATGGAGGTACTAATGGGAAAAATTCTCAGGAGTGTGGAGAGTTGAAGGAATTGTCaactgaagaaaatgaaatacTGACACCATCAAATAACTTTGGGAATTTTGAAAGTCCAGTCCTTGTAAATTTGCTTCAAAGATCGGTGAGCAAGGAACAAGAAACGCAAACAATAATAGCAAATTtagttttcttctttgtgTGGAATTTGATAGTCAAATTTGTCGGTCTTTACTTCAAACATACCACAAATGGAAGGATGGTCCTTCTAAAAattaataagaaattatGGAGTCTTGGATGGCTTACCAAGCTATTCAATAATTCGTATTTTAGATCCATGTTTCTTTGGATTACTTGGGATCATGTGGAGCATTTAGTTCATATTATAGTTGCTTTGAATGtcataatttcaatatggAAATTATTTACCAAGGTCAAGACAAATGACTTGAACTTGACCCCCAAACAAAAAACGTTATTAGGAATAGATGACGAAATGTCCAAAATGAACTTGCCAACGCGACTTGTTGGCATTTCTAGTGATAATAAACGTCGCATAGAGAAACCACATGTTATACTTGGCTCGTCGAATGTATCTAATGAATTAGTTAAAGGTTCGAATTCAGACAGATCTCAAAAGGTTTCTCAACCAATGCCATATCTCTTCAAGTCGTTGAAAACTCCCTCACAAATTAAAAATCAACGAAAAGAATATGACCAAAAATCCAATGTGAAGAACGGCAGTAATCTCTTTGGAAGTGTTCAACCAACAGAATCAGGCTATTCGGGTTTACAAGGTATTCATCCAATGAACATAACTAGGGCTACTAACCTTAATACTACTGAAACTTCGAAATCCATTGGATATGTTCCAAGCAATAGGTACAAGTATAAGATGGAGTCACCAAGTCCCatgaagagaagaaattaa